A window from Deinococcus betulae encodes these proteins:
- a CDS encoding helix-turn-helix domain-containing protein, whose protein sequence is MSASTAHTERLRAIGLRLQAARLRLGLNQDDFADRAGVHRSYVGMLENGKKDLRLSMLYRLAEATELTVAELLGFNAAEEAGTEGTDGHSSRRQ, encoded by the coding sequence ATGTCAGCGTCTACGGCGCACACTGAGCGACTTCGCGCCATTGGCCTTCGCCTCCAAGCTGCACGGCTCCGTCTGGGGCTGAATCAGGATGATTTCGCTGACCGCGCCGGCGTTCACCGCTCCTACGTCGGCATGCTGGAAAATGGAAAAAAGGACCTGAGGCTGAGCATGCTCTACCGCTTAGCAGAGGCGACCGAACTCACAGTGGCTGAGCTCCTCGGCTTCAACGCCGCAGAAGAAGCAGGCACCGAGGGAACTGACGGTCACTCCTCAAGACGACAGTGA